The following are encoded together in the Candidatus Omnitrophota bacterium genome:
- a CDS encoding PilZ domain-containing protein translates to MEFKGPEKRKTPRIAGRFIVSYRILEENNNVDISQTKNLSMGGMLLTTNRHFDVGTNIALEIRLPFDPNPIMLIAKVMESREITKDLIYDTRLAFLAVDERHRKIINETVDYYIKKG, encoded by the coding sequence ATGGAATTCAAGGGGCCGGAAAAAAGAAAGACGCCTAGGATAGCCGGAAGATTTATTGTCTCTTACAGGATTTTAGAGGAAAATAATAATGTCGATATCTCGCAAACTAAGAATTTGAGTATGGGCGGCATGCTTCTGACTACTAACAGGCACTTCGATGTTGGCACTAATATCGCTCTGGAAATCCGTCTTCCATTTGATCCCAACCCGATTATGCTTATCGCCAAGGTCATGGAATCCAGGGAGATTACCAAAGATTTGATATATGATACCAGGCTTGCCTTTCTGGCCGTGGATGAAAGACACAGAAAAATAATAAATGAAACAGTGGATTACTATATAAAGAAAGGTTAG